A section of the Nitrospinaceae bacterium genome encodes:
- the fliI gene encoding flagellum-specific ATP synthase FliI gives MEDIIDLKKYQSYIENTSFVRKTGRVNRIIGLILEGNGPAASVGSICTIYPGNNRPPVEAQVVGFRENHTLLMPLGDLIGVQPGSVIESADEYPTVNVSPRLIGRIIDGNGRPLDGKGPVPPNMEYPLMGTPINPLDRSRVQEPLDVGVRSINGLLTCAKGQRVGVLAGTGVGKSMLMGMIARNTNADVNVIALIGERGREVKEFIEESLGPEGLKKSVVVAATSDQPPLVRLRGAFIATTIAEFFRDQDKDVILMMDSVTRFAMAQREIGLSVGEPPTTRGYTPSVFSMLPKLLERAGTSSGSGTITGLYTVLVEGDDLNEPISDAVRAILDGHIVLSRELAAHNHYPAVDILSSISRLMIEVVSEEHHDLSMQFNDILATYREAADLINIGAYARGSNAKIDLAISKIDRMNQFLRQGIDEKVDLAHSTDQLKAIVEG, from the coding sequence ATGGAAGATATTATTGATCTGAAAAAATATCAGTCCTACATCGAGAACACCTCTTTCGTCCGAAAAACCGGGAGGGTGAATCGGATCATAGGCCTCATCCTCGAAGGCAACGGTCCCGCAGCATCTGTCGGGAGCATATGCACCATTTATCCTGGAAACAACCGGCCTCCCGTGGAAGCGCAAGTTGTGGGATTTCGCGAAAATCACACACTGCTCATGCCGCTCGGTGACCTCATTGGGGTGCAGCCAGGCAGTGTGATCGAATCCGCGGATGAATACCCCACCGTCAATGTGAGCCCCAGGCTGATCGGACGGATCATTGACGGCAATGGGCGTCCTTTGGACGGCAAAGGCCCCGTCCCCCCCAATATGGAATACCCCTTGATGGGAACGCCGATAAATCCTCTGGACAGGAGCCGTGTTCAGGAACCCCTGGATGTAGGCGTCCGCTCGATCAACGGACTGCTCACCTGCGCCAAAGGACAAAGAGTCGGCGTTTTGGCAGGCACCGGAGTGGGGAAATCCATGTTGATGGGAATGATTGCCCGCAATACCAATGCCGACGTCAATGTCATCGCCTTGATTGGAGAACGCGGACGCGAAGTGAAAGAGTTCATCGAAGAAAGCCTGGGACCGGAGGGATTGAAAAAATCCGTGGTCGTGGCCGCCACCTCCGACCAGCCTCCGTTGGTGCGGCTCCGGGGAGCCTTTATTGCGACAACCATTGCTGAGTTTTTCCGGGATCAGGACAAAGACGTGATCCTGATGATGGATTCCGTGACCCGGTTTGCCATGGCCCAGCGGGAGATAGGGCTTTCCGTGGGAGAACCTCCCACCACACGGGGCTACACCCCTTCCGTTTTTTCCATGCTCCCTAAACTTCTGGAAAGAGCCGGGACCAGTTCGGGAAGCGGGACCATCACCGGCCTTTACACGGTTCTCGTGGAAGGAGATGACTTGAACGAGCCGATTTCCGATGCGGTACGGGCTATTCTCGATGGGCATATTGTTCTCAGCCGCGAACTGGCGGCACATAACCATTACCCGGCTGTGGACATCTTGAGCAGCATCAGCCGCTTGATGATAGAAGTCGTTTCCGAGGAGCACCATGACCTTTCAATGCAGTTCAACGACATTCTCGCAACGTACCGTGAAGCCGCGGACCTCATCAATATCGGTGCGTATGCACGCGGGAGCAACGCAAAAATTGACCTGGCGATTTCCAAAATCGATCGAATGAACCAGTTCCTTCGCCAGGGAATCGATGAAAAGGTGGATCTGGCTCATAGCACGGATCAATTAAAAGCGATTGTGGAGGGCTGA
- the flgC gene encoding flagellar basal-body rod protein FlgC, whose amino-acid sequence MDFLTAMQISSSGLSVQRQRMEAISSNLANVETTRTPEGGPYRKKSVVVSALPLENEFAAVLKNELGDTLNQALVTQVVRDQTEPRTVFNPNHPDANKEGYVAMPNIDVISEIVDMVTTTRSFEANVTAMNAAKSMALRAIELGR is encoded by the coding sequence ATGGATTTTTTGACAGCAATGCAGATCAGCTCTTCTGGACTGAGCGTTCAACGACAACGCATGGAGGCCATTTCCAGCAACCTGGCCAACGTGGAAACCACACGCACCCCGGAAGGCGGACCGTATCGTAAAAAAAGCGTGGTGGTCAGCGCTCTGCCATTGGAGAACGAATTTGCCGCAGTTCTAAAAAATGAATTGGGGGATACCCTGAACCAAGCCCTTGTCACCCAGGTGGTGCGCGACCAAACCGAGCCCCGGACGGTTTTCAATCCAAATCACCCGGACGCCAATAAAGAAGGTTACGTGGCGATGCCGAACATCGATGTGATCAGTGAAATTGTGGACATGGTTACCACCACACGTTCTTTCGAGGCCAACGTCACCGCCATGAACGCCGCGAAATCCATGGCCCTTCGCGCCATAGAGCTTGGAAGATAA
- a CDS encoding HD family phosphohydrolase has protein sequence MTSSKIDEFITREGLPSLPGQILSLLDELGNTSAMDYTILQKIQYDPAIAFQVLKVANTPLYGYAGKISSLQQAAGLLGPGAIRNIILTTPILERYQDDIFPPPFDHSRLWLHMSVTAALAGSLGLRLGKIETDVCFTAGLIHGIGKISLAACHPELLKGWVELAESEQTELMEIEKRDLGFTHADLGVEMVEAFGFPEELIRAQRFCYASKEDEVLDPLGGTVCVARNLANRWGYSDGIGNETPVEMDKLFLLLNFTEAELEEWIPQLLENVDLVVQTQEE, from the coding sequence ATGACATCTTCAAAGATCGATGAGTTCATAACCCGGGAAGGTCTGCCTTCACTTCCAGGCCAGATCCTTAGTTTGCTGGATGAATTGGGCAACACCTCGGCGATGGATTACACGATTCTGCAAAAAATCCAATACGATCCGGCGATTGCCTTCCAGGTTTTAAAAGTGGCCAACACGCCTCTTTATGGGTATGCAGGAAAAATTTCATCCCTGCAACAGGCGGCAGGGCTCCTGGGACCGGGAGCCATTAGAAATATTATTCTCACGACTCCTATTCTGGAACGCTATCAGGACGATATTTTTCCTCCCCCATTCGATCATTCCAGACTTTGGTTGCATATGTCTGTGACAGCCGCGCTGGCGGGAAGCCTGGGTCTTCGATTGGGAAAGATAGAGACCGATGTCTGTTTCACGGCCGGATTGATTCATGGAATCGGGAAAATCTCTTTGGCCGCCTGCCACCCGGAACTGTTGAAGGGGTGGGTTGAATTGGCTGAGAGCGAACAGACCGAATTGATGGAGATAGAAAAGCGGGACCTGGGGTTCACTCATGCGGATCTTGGAGTTGAGATGGTCGAAGCCTTTGGTTTTCCTGAAGAGTTGATTCGCGCTCAAAGGTTTTGTTATGCGTCTAAAGAGGACGAGGTCCTGGATCCTTTGGGGGGGACAGTATGCGTGGCTCGAAATCTGGCAAACCGGTGGGGGTATTCGGACGGCATTGGGAATGAGACTCCCGTGGAAATGGACAAACTTTTTTTATTGCTGAATTTTACTGAAGCAGAATTGGAGGAGTGGATTCCTCAATTGCTGGAAAATGTGGACCTTGTGGTTCAGACGCAGGAGGAATGA
- the fliF gene encoding flagellar M-ring protein, with protein MEKLATFVKQLSERFASLPQGQKFAVLALVAAGFASLFAMSLWVKTPDYQLLYAKLTPEDAAKIVERLKSEKIPYELSQGGQTIRVPAKEMHEIRLQLAGEGLPEGGEVGMEIFEDSSLGMTEFMQKLNYQRAIQGELSRTIKTLDAVDQARVHLVIPKDTLFLKEKPRGKASVTIKIKPGKTVSRDQAQGIVHLVAASVEGINAQDVVVVDLKGNLLSGDQEGSSGAIRTSTNYQHKMLVEKQIQGNLVRMLENALGEGKVIARVNADLDFEMVERTEEIFDPDSQVVRSEQIVTEATLGALPPGGIPGAQSLVPGGGGGSTPGGQPAKRDKENQTFNYEINKIVRQISKPIGTIKKLSVAVLIDGNLTGDPLEYQPRSEEDMAKYLTIVKSAIGYDEKRGDQIQLENVQFDRSFELDEESRLAKSETMELAFKIAKYVLGALFVLLFFTRVIRPIINWMTTSLEVVPDAQGQLTTNEMAAIEEEKKSLGDALNEAAEIRQAVTEFVSNDPKFTAGVIRKWLKDKGPPT; from the coding sequence ATGGAAAAATTAGCCACATTCGTCAAACAGCTTTCAGAGCGCTTCGCCTCTCTGCCTCAAGGGCAGAAGTTTGCCGTTTTGGCTCTGGTCGCTGCTGGTTTCGCCTCCTTGTTCGCCATGTCCCTGTGGGTGAAGACCCCGGACTACCAACTTCTGTACGCAAAGCTGACTCCCGAGGACGCCGCTAAAATCGTTGAGCGGTTAAAATCCGAAAAAATTCCCTACGAGCTTTCCCAGGGCGGACAAACCATCCGGGTTCCCGCCAAGGAGATGCACGAAATCCGCCTCCAACTGGCCGGAGAAGGCCTGCCGGAAGGAGGGGAAGTGGGAATGGAAATATTCGAAGACAGCTCGCTGGGAATGACGGAATTCATGCAAAAACTCAATTACCAACGCGCTATCCAGGGAGAATTGAGCCGCACCATCAAAACCCTGGATGCCGTAGACCAGGCGCGCGTCCACCTGGTGATTCCCAAAGACACCTTGTTCCTCAAAGAGAAACCGCGGGGAAAAGCCTCCGTCACCATAAAAATCAAACCTGGAAAGACCGTTAGCCGGGACCAGGCGCAGGGAATCGTGCATCTCGTCGCCGCCAGTGTAGAGGGAATCAACGCACAAGATGTCGTGGTTGTCGATTTAAAGGGAAACCTTCTTTCAGGAGACCAGGAAGGTTCCAGCGGAGCGATCCGCACCTCCACCAATTATCAGCACAAGATGCTGGTTGAAAAACAAATCCAGGGCAACCTGGTCCGCATGCTGGAAAACGCATTGGGGGAAGGCAAGGTCATCGCCCGCGTCAACGCCGATCTTGACTTTGAAATGGTAGAACGAACCGAGGAAATTTTCGATCCGGATTCTCAGGTGGTGCGAAGCGAACAAATCGTTACCGAAGCTACGTTAGGAGCTCTTCCTCCAGGAGGCATCCCTGGAGCCCAGAGCCTGGTTCCTGGTGGCGGAGGCGGAAGCACACCGGGAGGCCAACCGGCAAAACGCGACAAGGAAAACCAGACCTTTAACTATGAAATCAACAAAATCGTCCGGCAGATTTCCAAGCCCATCGGCACCATAAAAAAGTTATCCGTGGCAGTTCTCATTGACGGCAACCTCACAGGCGACCCCCTGGAATACCAGCCGCGAAGTGAAGAAGATATGGCCAAGTACCTGACCATTGTTAAATCAGCCATCGGCTACGATGAAAAACGCGGGGACCAGATCCAGCTGGAAAACGTTCAGTTCGACCGGTCCTTTGAACTCGATGAGGAAAGTCGGCTTGCCAAATCAGAAACCATGGAGCTGGCCTTCAAAATCGCCAAATACGTATTGGGAGCGCTTTTCGTTCTGCTGTTCTTCACACGGGTGATCCGCCCGATCATCAACTGGATGACAACTTCTCTGGAAGTGGTCCCGGATGCGCAGGGTCAATTGACGACAAATGAGATGGCCGCCATCGAAGAGGAGAAGAAAAGCCTCGGAGATGCCTTAAACGAAGCGGCGGAAATCCGGCAGGCGGTTACCGAGTTCGTCAGTAACGATCCCAAATTTACAGCCGGCGTGATTCGCAAATGGCTCAAAGATAAAGGACCACCAACTTAA
- a CDS encoding membrane protein — protein sequence MKKLRKAIKKNIIAGLLVTVPAALTYLVLAFVIRNVDRAMDPVITRVFGPTGLKWMQEYHIPGTGFVLLVLFIVMVGLFGTNFFGKMILDLSERVLNNIPFVRVIYTSIKKVVNTLSETETPSFQNMVLLTYPRPPLKALGIVCGDTKGDINQKTHDESINVFVPTSPNPTTGFLLMVPKKDLVFLEMSVEEGLKMIISFGMVSSGPNKEPVEAKDKTGEGG from the coding sequence ATGAAAAAACTAAGAAAAGCGATCAAGAAGAATATCATAGCCGGCCTGTTGGTGACCGTTCCCGCTGCTCTGACCTATCTGGTTCTGGCTTTTGTGATACGAAATGTGGACCGGGCGATGGATCCTGTGATCACCCGGGTATTTGGTCCAACCGGGCTTAAGTGGATGCAGGAGTATCATATTCCGGGAACGGGTTTTGTCTTACTGGTTTTGTTCATTGTCATGGTGGGTTTGTTTGGCACCAACTTTTTTGGCAAAATGATTCTGGATCTCAGCGAACGGGTTTTAAACAATATTCCGTTTGTCCGGGTGATTTATACCAGCATAAAAAAAGTGGTGAATACCCTTTCCGAGACCGAGACGCCCTCCTTTCAAAATATGGTTTTACTGACTTATCCGCGCCCGCCCTTAAAGGCCCTGGGAATCGTATGCGGTGACACCAAAGGAGATATTAATCAGAAAACCCATGACGAGTCGATCAATGTTTTCGTTCCCACCTCGCCAAACCCCACCACGGGATTTCTCTTGATGGTTCCCAAGAAAGATCTGGTGTTTCTGGAAATGTCGGTAGAGGAGGGATTGAAAATGATCATTTCCTTTGGCATGGTGAGTTCCGGCCCGAACAAGGAACCGGTGGAGGCGAAGGATAAAACTGGAGAGGGTGGATAG
- a CDS encoding sensor histidine kinase, whose amino-acid sequence MSKSLQGKTPKEEFEILNQAFQAFNEATQQLQDSYDDLKERVKLLDLELAKKNEELEKNLTEKEEVKNYLNNILESLTTGVIVVDKEGNITTFNKTAGWITGLTPESCFGKPLPDLFHDDLFENIVSRLTKTGGIPLSVDREIEAANGRKIHIRASASPVLDPEEEQIGTVLIVQDMTQVRQLEIEAQRNQRLRAMGEMAAGIAHEIRNPLGSIELFASMLKKDVEPDEEKSKLVEHIRSGVKNMDRIISTLLLFAKSPRPSQQKCNISQLLSNLLEGTPDLIIPETIKIIRTFGNGDMLANGDQELLKQVFINLIRNAVQAMPDGGELSLTTQKVSASSDRDHRQFITITVSDTGKGIPSDTLAKIFNPFFSTKDKGTGLGLSISHNIIKAHQGTIDAESEKNKGTTFIVKLPSWDNEFDGK is encoded by the coding sequence ATGAGTAAATCCCTCCAGGGAAAAACCCCAAAAGAAGAATTCGAAATCCTCAACCAGGCGTTTCAAGCCTTCAATGAAGCCACCCAGCAACTTCAGGACTCCTACGATGACCTGAAGGAACGAGTTAAGCTGCTCGATTTGGAACTGGCGAAAAAGAACGAAGAGCTTGAAAAAAACCTCACTGAAAAAGAGGAAGTCAAAAACTACCTGAACAACATTCTGGAAAGCCTGACCACAGGCGTCATCGTTGTCGACAAAGAAGGAAACATCACCACCTTCAACAAAACCGCCGGCTGGATCACCGGGCTCACCCCTGAATCCTGTTTCGGCAAACCCCTTCCCGACCTGTTCCACGACGACTTGTTTGAAAATATAGTGTCCCGTTTGACCAAAACGGGAGGCATTCCGCTAAGCGTGGACCGGGAAATCGAAGCCGCAAACGGACGCAAAATTCATATACGTGCTTCCGCATCGCCCGTGCTGGACCCCGAGGAAGAGCAAATTGGGACCGTGCTGATCGTTCAGGACATGACCCAGGTGCGGCAATTGGAAATCGAGGCGCAACGAAACCAGCGACTGCGAGCCATGGGGGAAATGGCCGCCGGGATCGCCCATGAAATCAGAAATCCTCTCGGAAGCATTGAACTCTTCGCTTCCATGTTGAAAAAAGACGTAGAACCCGATGAAGAAAAAAGCAAACTGGTGGAACATATTCGCTCCGGCGTGAAAAACATGGACCGAATCATTTCCACGCTTTTACTCTTCGCAAAATCACCGCGCCCCTCACAGCAAAAATGCAATATCAGCCAATTACTTTCCAACCTGCTGGAAGGCACGCCCGACCTGATCATTCCCGAAACCATTAAAATCATCAGGACATTTGGAAATGGCGACATGTTGGCCAACGGCGACCAGGAGTTACTAAAACAGGTTTTTATCAACCTCATCAGAAACGCCGTCCAGGCCATGCCCGACGGAGGGGAGCTCAGTTTGACGACTCAAAAAGTCAGCGCTTCATCCGACCGCGACCATCGTCAATTCATCACCATCACCGTGTCCGACACAGGAAAAGGCATCCCTTCAGACACCCTGGCAAAAATCTTCAACCCATTTTTTTCAACAAAAGATAAAGGGACCGGATTGGGTTTATCCATTTCTCACAATATTATTAAAGCCCATCAAGGAACCATCGATGCCGAGAGTGAAAAAAACAAGGGAACAACTTTTATCGTAAAACTACCAAGTTGGGACAATGAATTTGATGGAAAATAA
- a CDS encoding acetoacetate metabolism regulatory protein AtoC, protein MENNFEKKILVVDDESEMRVALETALKREGYQPVSIQDGKEAWNRIQNESFDLVLSDVKMPKMDGVELLRAIKQHAPKTIVIMMTAYGDIDNAVETMKVGAFDYLLKPFSAEILIATVNRAFLQEPETPVQPMPAMASPGEKNVPERKIITNNEAMKKLLKFAENIAYSKSTVLIIGETGTGKELFARLIHQCSPRADKPFMPINCAALPEGLLETEMFGHEKGAFTGADSRKEGKFEMASKGTLLLDEVTEMPLPLQAKLLRVLQEHEIDKVGGKEAIPVDVRVIATTNRDVKKRIAENQFREDLYYRLNVIPIKLIPLRERKEDIPLLAEHFLQQHCKEMQKTAPEIDQTTMALLKKYHWPGNIRELGNIMERATLMCKEERLLPGHLFFEEGSDLDGETGSKPLSNFRGTIYDMEKELILQTLEEVNGNKTRAAESLGISIRTLRNKLTEYQKSN, encoded by the coding sequence ATGGAAAATAATTTTGAAAAAAAGATTCTCGTGGTTGACGATGAAAGTGAAATGCGGGTCGCCCTTGAAACCGCCTTAAAGCGCGAAGGCTACCAGCCCGTCTCTATCCAGGACGGGAAAGAGGCGTGGAACCGGATTCAAAACGAATCGTTCGACCTGGTCCTGTCCGACGTTAAAATGCCAAAAATGGACGGCGTGGAACTTTTGCGCGCCATCAAACAACATGCTCCGAAAACCATTGTTATCATGATGACCGCTTATGGAGATATCGACAACGCCGTGGAAACCATGAAGGTGGGGGCTTTCGATTACCTTTTAAAACCCTTCTCTGCGGAAATCCTGATTGCAACCGTGAACCGGGCTTTCCTGCAGGAACCGGAAACCCCTGTCCAGCCGATGCCCGCGATGGCCTCTCCGGGAGAAAAAAACGTTCCCGAACGAAAAATCATCACCAACAACGAGGCCATGAAAAAGCTCCTGAAATTTGCTGAAAACATCGCCTACAGTAAATCCACCGTACTGATCATCGGAGAGACCGGCACCGGCAAGGAGCTGTTTGCCCGGCTGATCCACCAATGCAGTCCGAGAGCAGACAAACCGTTCATGCCGATCAATTGCGCTGCCCTTCCCGAGGGTCTTCTGGAGACAGAAATGTTCGGTCATGAAAAAGGCGCCTTCACCGGAGCCGACTCCCGTAAAGAAGGTAAATTTGAAATGGCCAGCAAAGGAACCTTGCTCCTCGATGAAGTGACCGAGATGCCCCTGCCCCTGCAGGCTAAACTGCTTCGGGTCCTGCAGGAACATGAAATCGATAAAGTCGGAGGGAAGGAAGCCATTCCAGTCGATGTCCGGGTGATCGCCACCACCAATCGGGACGTCAAAAAGCGGATCGCGGAAAACCAGTTCCGCGAAGATCTCTACTACCGGTTAAACGTCATTCCCATCAAACTGATTCCCTTGCGGGAGCGCAAGGAAGACATTCCCTTGCTGGCGGAACACTTTCTTCAGCAACATTGCAAGGAAATGCAAAAAACCGCTCCAGAGATCGACCAAACCACCATGGCCCTTTTGAAAAAATACCACTGGCCGGGCAATATCCGCGAACTGGGAAACATCATGGAGCGGGCCACACTCATGTGCAAAGAGGAAAGGTTATTGCCAGGCCACCTGTTTTTCGAGGAAGGTTCTGACCTCGATGGAGAAACCGGATCGAAACCCCTCTCCAATTTCCGGGGAACCATTTACGATATGGAAAAAGAGTTGATCCTGCAAACTCTGGAAGAAGTGAATGGCAATAAAACCCGCGCAGCAGAATCTCTCGGCATCAGCATTCGAACCCTGCGCAACAAACTGACCGAATATCAAAAAAGCAATTGA
- a CDS encoding GGDEF domain-containing protein has protein sequence MDNSQFEKLKKQESNVIRSLLKKQNGMLGQSLLHTDHLIYLQKSISLMSLEAINKVLADKLPFILFIRYFSLFLFDKNKRILTLACHNHPDLKEILNLRQKDSEIMSEAINSGTYVLEQNYDKSRFFKGVRNPLFQYNFFITIPLMIENEIIGVLNLNDNEKGNLNVTDLDYFLNVSEVVSVSISNAQSYEKAERLSVTDGLTGLTNRQQFQTLLQNEILRCRRYDSPLSLVMMDVDYFKGVNDTFGHQEGDDVLMGIAGIIKSLCRAHDVAGRYGGEEFVLILPETNGEGARMIAERIREEVEKCRFKHEESVHSVTISCGIAEFQKEKIRDLAHLIGVADDALYQAKESGRNRTVMGTADDIFKDR, from the coding sequence ATGGACAACAGCCAGTTTGAAAAACTGAAAAAGCAAGAATCGAATGTGATTCGCAGTTTGTTGAAAAAGCAAAATGGAATGCTGGGGCAGTCGTTATTGCATACGGATCATCTGATTTATTTGCAGAAAAGCATCAGCTTGATGAGTCTGGAAGCAATCAATAAAGTTTTAGCGGATAAACTGCCTTTCATTCTTTTCATACGTTATTTTTCATTGTTTCTTTTTGACAAAAATAAAAGAATCCTGACTCTGGCCTGTCACAACCACCCCGATTTAAAAGAAATCCTGAATTTACGCCAAAAAGATTCGGAAATAATGAGTGAGGCGATCAATTCAGGAACTTACGTTTTAGAGCAGAACTACGATAAGTCCAGGTTCTTCAAAGGCGTTCGCAACCCCTTATTCCAGTACAATTTTTTTATCACCATTCCGCTGATGATTGAGAATGAAATCATCGGCGTCCTCAATCTGAACGATAATGAAAAGGGCAACCTCAACGTTACGGATCTCGATTATTTTCTGAACGTCTCGGAAGTGGTTTCGGTGTCGATCAGCAATGCGCAGTCTTATGAAAAAGCGGAACGGTTGTCGGTCACTGACGGGCTCACGGGTTTGACCAATCGTCAGCAATTTCAAACGTTGTTGCAAAACGAAATTCTCAGATGCCGGCGATACGATTCTCCGCTTTCCCTGGTCATGATGGATGTCGATTATTTTAAGGGCGTCAATGATACTTTCGGACATCAGGAGGGGGATGACGTTTTGATGGGGATCGCTGGAATCATAAAAAGCCTGTGCCGTGCCCATGATGTGGCGGGCCGTTATGGAGGCGAAGAGTTTGTGTTGATTCTTCCTGAAACCAATGGCGAAGGGGCGCGGATGATTGCTGAACGGATTCGGGAAGAAGTCGAAAAATGCCGATTCAAACACGAAGAAAGTGTGCATTCCGTGACGATCAGTTGCGGAATCGCAGAGTTTCAAAAGGAGAAAATTCGTGACCTTGCGCATTTGATCGGTGTGGCAGATGATGCGCTTTACCAGGCAAAAGAATCTGGAAGAAACAGAACGGTGATGGGGACCGCGGATGACATCTTCAAAGATCGATGA
- the fliG gene encoding flagellar motor switch protein FliG, protein MARQFTGPEKAAILLMSLGEENAIPILENMDEREIQSIGNYMSSLGDVDMPSMDAITKEFYDSVETGTGGLGIAGMDFLKSALMKALDPAKATEILNNITTPGEEMGGGLETVRMLEPRTIAAFLINEHPQTAAIIMAHLDVPMASQTIRELPEENRMEIVHRMATLERVSPTILRELDEALQNEFRASGAVSGSKLGGVESAAHVMGALDRATETSILSAMDEVDPDLANEIRNLRFTYEDIQKIDDHGIQLILKDVNQEDLLISLKTASDALKEKWLSNMSERAAMMIKEDLESMGPTKISDVEKTQAKIVAVCKKMEEEGKISIGGGAGEELV, encoded by the coding sequence ATGGCTAGACAATTCACCGGCCCCGAAAAAGCCGCCATTCTTCTGATGTCTCTGGGCGAAGAGAACGCCATCCCCATTCTGGAAAACATGGATGAACGTGAAATCCAGAGTATCGGCAATTACATGTCTTCCCTTGGCGACGTGGACATGCCGTCCATGGATGCCATCACCAAGGAGTTTTATGACAGCGTCGAAACCGGCACGGGAGGATTGGGAATCGCCGGCATGGATTTTTTGAAATCCGCACTGATGAAAGCGCTCGACCCGGCGAAGGCAACGGAAATTCTCAACAATATCACCACCCCCGGCGAAGAAATGGGAGGCGGCCTGGAAACGGTCCGCATGCTGGAGCCCAGAACCATTGCCGCTTTTTTGATCAACGAGCACCCTCAGACCGCAGCGATCATCATGGCCCACTTGGACGTACCTATGGCAAGCCAGACCATCCGCGAACTGCCGGAAGAAAACCGCATGGAAATCGTCCATCGCATGGCCACGCTCGAGCGAGTCTCTCCCACGATCCTCCGCGAACTGGATGAAGCTCTGCAAAATGAATTTCGAGCTTCCGGCGCGGTGTCGGGAAGCAAACTGGGAGGCGTGGAAAGCGCGGCGCACGTCATGGGAGCTCTGGACCGGGCAACCGAAACTTCAATCTTGTCCGCCATGGATGAAGTCGACCCGGATCTGGCCAACGAAATCCGCAACCTCAGGTTCACCTATGAGGACATTCAAAAAATCGATGACCACGGCATCCAATTGATCTTGAAGGACGTGAACCAGGAAGACCTGCTCATTTCATTAAAAACCGCCAGCGACGCGCTCAAGGAGAAATGGTTGAGCAATATGTCCGAACGGGCGGCCATGATGATAAAAGAAGATCTGGAATCCATGGGGCCGACCAAAATCAGCGATGTGGAAAAGACTCAGGCGAAGATCGTCGCCGTGTGCAAGAAAATGGAAGAAGAAGGTAAAATATCCATCGGTGGAGGGGCAGGAGAAGAGCTTGTCTAA